One segment of Rhodothermus bifroesti DNA contains the following:
- a CDS encoding type 1 glutamine amidotransferase — protein sequence MQLHVLQHVAFEGPAQIAPWAQQRGYSLAFTRFFAGDVLPAPDTVDGVIVMGGPMGVYDEDRYSWLRAEKAFLRAVLEAGKPVLGICLGAQLLAEVLGGRVYPGPQPEIGWFPVWRTPQGRSCPFLVDLPDQLMVFHWHGDTFDLPPGAVHLMESAAYAHQAFLWNDQALGLQFHLEMTPESVAALVQAGGAELDAARQRSAYVQPAETLLAQPLEAYKPLHAVLEQLLDRLFRT from the coding sequence CTTCACGTGCTTCAGCATGTTGCCTTCGAAGGGCCAGCGCAGATTGCTCCTTGGGCACAGCAGCGCGGCTATAGCCTTGCGTTTACGCGTTTTTTTGCCGGGGATGTCTTGCCCGCTCCCGATACTGTCGACGGGGTGATTGTCATGGGGGGACCTATGGGGGTCTACGATGAAGACCGCTACAGCTGGCTTCGTGCAGAAAAAGCATTTTTACGTGCTGTGCTTGAGGCTGGTAAACCCGTGCTCGGGATATGCCTAGGAGCACAGCTGTTGGCTGAGGTGTTGGGTGGGCGCGTTTATCCCGGCCCGCAGCCCGAAATCGGCTGGTTTCCCGTATGGCGTACGCCGCAAGGTCGCTCCTGTCCGTTTCTGGTTGATCTTCCGGATCAGCTAATGGTTTTTCATTGGCACGGGGACACGTTCGACCTACCGCCAGGGGCAGTGCATCTTATGGAAAGTGCAGCTTATGCCCACCAGGCTTTTCTCTGGAACGATCAGGCCTTAGGTTTACAATTTCACTTGGAAATGACGCCTGAGAGCGTGGCCGCACTGGTCCAGGCTGGGGGAGCCGAGCTCGATGCTGCCCGGCAGCGTTCGGCCTACGTGCAGCCTGCAGAGACCCTTCTGGCCCAGCCCCTTGAGGCCTATAAGCCTTTGCATGCCGTTTTGGAGCAGCTTTTGGATCGCCTTTTTCGTACTTAA